In a single window of the Nitrospira sp. genome:
- the rplS gene encoding 50S ribosomal protein L19, whose translation MNQLERIQRSLTKKSVPHFEIGDTVRVHVKVVEGEKERIQVYEGTVIARKGSLNTEMFTVRKLSYGVGVERIFPVHSPIVSKIDVVRQGRVRRAKLYYLRGKKGRFAKVEEREFVGESKSSAQPAAPEEGAVTA comes from the coding sequence ATGAATCAGTTGGAGCGAATTCAGCGATCATTGACAAAAAAATCGGTTCCGCACTTTGAGATCGGCGATACCGTACGTGTCCATGTCAAAGTCGTGGAAGGAGAGAAAGAGCGTATTCAGGTGTATGAAGGAACGGTGATCGCCCGTAAGGGCAGTTTGAACACCGAAATGTTCACGGTCCGAAAACTCTCGTATGGTGTAGGTGTCGAGCGGATCTTCCCCGTGCATTCTCCAATCGTGTCTAAGATCGATGTCGTGCGCCAGGGACGCGTTCGACGTGCCAAGCTGTACTACCTTCGCGGGAAGAAAGGGCGGTTTGCCAAGGTTGAGGAGCGAGAGTTTGTTGGAGAGAGCAAATCCTCGGCACAGCCAGCAGCGCCAGAAGAAGGAGCCGTCACAGCATAG
- a CDS encoding ribonuclease HII, which translates to MGPTDEFERAARLCGYRRVAGIDEAGRGPLAGPVVAAAVILPLRSRLPGVNDSKQLSERERERFYLAILEQAVGTGIGWADAAEIDQLNILEATRLAMRRALGQLIPSPDYVLIDAVTLPGVSIPIRPIIKGDSLSVSIAAASIVAKVTRDRLMARYHDTFPEYGFLSHKGYGTAEHLERLAHYGPCSIHRQSFAPVKLAISVRKMAQAHLSDPTLSEA; encoded by the coding sequence ATGGGACCCACTGATGAATTCGAACGAGCAGCACGGCTCTGTGGGTATCGCCGTGTTGCTGGAATCGATGAAGCGGGGCGTGGTCCGTTAGCCGGCCCCGTGGTGGCCGCTGCAGTGATCCTTCCGTTACGCAGTCGGCTCCCTGGGGTGAATGATTCGAAGCAACTCTCGGAGCGTGAGCGTGAGCGATTCTACCTCGCCATCCTCGAGCAAGCGGTGGGAACGGGAATCGGATGGGCCGACGCTGCGGAAATCGACCAGTTGAATATTCTTGAGGCGACTCGTCTTGCTATGCGGCGGGCTCTCGGGCAGTTGATTCCGTCGCCTGATTATGTGCTTATCGATGCCGTGACCCTTCCCGGTGTCAGCATTCCGATTCGTCCGATCATCAAAGGCGATTCCTTATCTGTCTCCATTGCTGCGGCTTCTATTGTGGCTAAGGTCACGAGAGATCGGCTAATGGCGAGATACCATGACACGTTCCCGGAGTACGGCTTCCTCTCGCACAAGGGGTATGGGACAGCTGAACACCTGGAACGGCTTGCGCATTACGGCCCCTGCTCTATCCATCGTCAAAGTTTTGCTCCAGTCAAACTTGCTATAAGCGTCAGGAAGATGGCGCAGGCTCATCTGTCTGATCCCACGTTGTCCGAGGCCTAA
- a CDS encoding YraN family protein: protein MFVADPRHQFGQASEMRAEQFLIAKGYRILDRNVRLSVGELDLVADDRGVVVFVEVKGRSTEAFGGALLAVNRRKRAKLLKVAAQYLAQRHWSDRLCRFDVVLVQGQASISEHIEHIPNAFDVTEQ, encoded by the coding sequence ATGTTCGTTGCAGACCCACGTCACCAGTTCGGCCAAGCCAGTGAGATGCGGGCGGAACAGTTTTTGATCGCCAAGGGTTATCGCATCCTCGATCGAAATGTGCGGCTGTCAGTTGGTGAATTGGACCTGGTCGCAGATGATCGGGGTGTCGTCGTGTTTGTTGAGGTTAAGGGGAGGAGTACAGAGGCGTTTGGCGGTGCGCTGTTGGCAGTGAATCGTCGCAAGCGGGCGAAGCTTTTGAAGGTGGCCGCACAGTATTTGGCGCAGCGGCATTGGTCTGACAGGCTCTGTCGATTTGATGTTGTTTTGGTTCAAGGGCAGGCGTCAATTTCTGAGCACATTGAACACATCCCCAACGCGTTCGATGTCACTGAACAGTGA
- the trmD gene encoding tRNA (guanosine(37)-N1)-methyltransferase TrmD codes for MVRFDVLTLFPGMVAPVLAHSMLKRGQEKGLLAVRVHNLRDFTADRHKNVDDTPYGGGAGMVMKAEPILQAVAAVRRDAQLQGEEIRLLFPTPHGRPLTQAYAQELATESRRMVILCGHYEGVDERVRQALAPEEISLGDYVLTGGELPALVLIDATTRLVPGVLGDPSSAVDESFSDSLLEYPQYTRPAEIEGITVPEVLLSGHHEAIRLWRRKQALRSTYLRRPDLLKDRMFTKEDRQLLEELMNEGLLTAPLLCEEEG; via the coding sequence ATGGTACGGTTCGACGTCCTGACTCTGTTTCCAGGTATGGTTGCACCGGTCTTGGCACACAGTATGCTCAAGCGTGGCCAGGAGAAGGGACTACTCGCGGTGCGTGTGCATAATCTGCGAGACTTTACGGCGGATCGCCACAAGAACGTCGATGATACGCCATATGGAGGTGGTGCGGGGATGGTCATGAAGGCTGAACCGATTCTCCAGGCGGTTGCCGCTGTGCGGAGAGACGCGCAGTTGCAGGGAGAAGAGATTCGGTTGCTGTTCCCGACTCCCCATGGGCGTCCATTAACTCAGGCCTATGCCCAAGAGTTAGCGACCGAGTCTCGTCGAATGGTGATCCTGTGTGGGCACTATGAGGGCGTGGATGAGCGGGTCCGTCAGGCGCTGGCGCCTGAGGAGATTTCGCTCGGCGATTATGTACTTACGGGAGGTGAGTTGCCGGCGTTGGTCTTGATCGACGCCACGACAAGGCTCGTCCCTGGCGTGTTGGGCGATCCAAGTTCTGCCGTTGACGAGTCGTTTTCAGACTCGCTCTTGGAGTATCCGCAGTATACGAGACCGGCGGAGATCGAAGGCATCACGGTACCGGAGGTCTTGCTGTCTGGCCATCATGAGGCCATTCGCTTGTGGCGTCGAAAACAGGCCTTACGCAGCACGTATCTCAGACGCCCCGATCTTCTCAAGGATCGGATGTTCACGAAAGAGGATCGGCAATTGTTGGAAGAGTTGATGAATGAAGGCCTGTTGACGGCCCCGTTATTATGCGAGGAGGAGGGTTGA